GTCGTAACGAGCGTCGGTCACCTACCGCCGCCACGTCCGGCATCCGGTGCAGCATGTATTCCACCCGCCGACCAACCCGGTGGGGAGGGCGGAGCGGCGGCTCCGGAGCCACCCCGGCCGTCCGGAACAGATGAACGCGTTCGGCCGCGTCGAGCCGCAGCGCCC
The nucleotide sequence above comes from Actinopolyspora erythraea. Encoded proteins:
- a CDS encoding helix-turn-helix domain-containing protein translates to MDYVVRLEQGRGPNPSARVLESLAGALRLDAAERVHLFRTAGVAPEPPLRPPHRVGRRVEYMLHRMPDVAAVGDRRSLRPRRVHPARGRAAR